One segment of Rhodanobacter thiooxydans DNA contains the following:
- a CDS encoding tetratricopeptide repeat protein, whose protein sequence is MSGRRDQHDEHPPIRTEPTLGDLDRLDAPPAPVADDLPQVPVEPRRPYGRATAPRRHRQRRGRGALLLLLVALVAVGALWFNQNRLRGMLPRTDFNTVLTQAQQALQDGRLDGQDGTSARELFQTAAALEPDNDRARDGLRRVGQAMLAQADVALQSGQLAQAAQQATVARELLGGGSDIDRLDRAIAAARAAQVHTVDLVDQAQQALAAGKLDGPEGAGALYQRVLRATPDNAVAAHGLDQVGYALAVQARAALDAKDSATADARIEQLAALQPNNGALPALRALQAQTRKQDNGALDAALKAGQEALRAGRIVGSGDDTALAHFQAALKLDPDNAQAHVGLGQVAQALTVQANAALDDGDTTQARKLLDQAAELAPKSADLAAARARLDKVSATPAAAGEAPMPVAPTAVSPQQSAAVARLVQRAQVATNNGDIMMPPGDSAYDLYRSALAIDGNSEAALHGLQALPGQVEQQFNQALAAGNLGKAGDMLANLAELAPGDAAQGALGNRLAGAWLDQAEQQLGRGDRIGASQSLERARKLAPANPRVLDLGARLQGGG, encoded by the coding sequence ATGAGCGGACGCCGCGACCAGCACGACGAACATCCACCGATACGCACCGAGCCCACCCTGGGTGATCTCGATCGGCTGGATGCCCCGCCCGCGCCGGTCGCGGACGACCTGCCGCAGGTTCCAGTCGAACCGCGCCGACCCTACGGCAGGGCGACCGCGCCACGGCGGCACAGGCAGCGTCGTGGCCGGGGCGCGTTGCTGTTGCTGCTGGTGGCGCTGGTGGCCGTCGGCGCGCTCTGGTTCAACCAGAACCGCCTGCGCGGGATGCTGCCGCGCACCGACTTCAACACGGTACTGACGCAGGCACAGCAGGCCTTGCAGGATGGCCGTCTGGACGGCCAGGACGGCACCAGCGCGCGCGAGCTGTTCCAGACCGCGGCGGCGCTGGAGCCGGACAACGACCGCGCCCGCGACGGCCTACGCCGGGTCGGCCAGGCCATGCTGGCGCAGGCCGATGTCGCGCTGCAGTCGGGCCAGCTGGCCCAGGCCGCGCAACAGGCGACGGTGGCTCGCGAGCTGCTCGGTGGCGGCAGCGACATCGATCGCCTCGACCGCGCGATCGCCGCTGCCCGTGCCGCGCAGGTGCACACTGTGGACCTGGTCGACCAGGCGCAGCAGGCGCTGGCCGCCGGCAAGCTGGACGGCCCCGAGGGCGCCGGTGCGCTGTACCAGCGCGTGCTGCGCGCCACCCCCGACAATGCGGTGGCCGCGCATGGGCTCGACCAGGTCGGCTACGCGCTGGCGGTGCAGGCCCGCGCGGCGCTGGACGCAAAGGACAGCGCGACCGCCGACGCGCGTATCGAGCAACTGGCCGCACTGCAGCCGAACAACGGCGCGTTGCCGGCGCTGCGCGCGCTGCAGGCGCAGACGCGCAAGCAGGACAACGGCGCGCTGGACGCGGCGCTCAAGGCCGGTCAGGAAGCGCTGCGCGCCGGCCGCATCGTCGGCAGTGGCGACGACACCGCGCTGGCCCACTTCCAGGCCGCGCTGAAGCTCGATCCGGACAACGCTCAGGCACACGTCGGCCTCGGCCAGGTAGCGCAGGCGCTGACCGTGCAGGCGAATGCCGCGCTCGACGATGGCGACACGACGCAGGCGCGGAAGCTGCTCGACCAGGCGGCGGAACTGGCGCCGAAATCGGCCGACCTGGCCGCGGCGCGCGCACGGCTGGACAAGGTGTCGGCGACACCCGCGGCGGCAGGCGAAGCACCGATGCCGGTCGCCCCGACCGCGGTGTCGCCGCAGCAGAGCGCGGCGGTGGCGCGACTGGTGCAGCGTGCACAGGTAGCCACCAACAACGGCGACATCATGATGCCGCCCGGCGACAGTGCGTACGACCTGTACCGCAGCGCGCTGGCGATCGACGGCAACAGCGAGGCGGCGCTGCACGGCCTGCAGGCCTTGCCCGGCCAGGTCGAGCAGCAATTCAACCAGGCGCTTGCCGCCGGCAACCTGGGCAAGGCCGGCGACATGCTGGCGAACCTGGCCGAGCTGGCGCCGGGCGATGCCGCGCAAGGCGCACTGGGCAACCGGCTGGCCGGCGCGTGGCTGGACCAGGCCGAGCAGCAACTGGGCCGCGGTGACCGCATCGGCGCCAGCCAGTCGCTGGAGCGTGCGCGCAAGCTGGCCCCCGCCAACCCGCGCGTGCTCGACCTGGGTGCCCGCCTGCAGGGCGGTGGGTGA
- a CDS encoding SDR family oxidoreductase, with amino-acid sequence MTVLVFGGSSQIGHFLLPRLLASGEAVLALSRQPRPAQAGVAWLQGTLPDRVPALPPLSAIISFGPLQGLADWLAQASLADAPRVIATSSMSAETKRDSGVPAERALARQLRDGEAALATACERHGCAWTVLRPTLVYGAGLDKSLTPIARRAMRLRLFPLPSGRGLRQPVHADDIAQAVLAALECPATAGRILPIGGGERLRSGEMFARVRRSLSCSTVPLPLPAWLLRLGQRMLPPLRGPLSRLDSDLVADNGELQHLLGIRPRPFRPDPAMWQPPR; translated from the coding sequence ATGACGGTACTGGTGTTCGGCGGCAGCAGCCAGATCGGCCACTTCCTGTTGCCGCGCCTGCTCGCCAGCGGTGAGGCGGTGCTCGCCCTGAGCCGGCAACCGCGGCCCGCGCAAGCCGGCGTGGCATGGCTGCAGGGAACCTTGCCCGACCGCGTGCCGGCGCTGCCGCCGCTGTCGGCAATCATCAGCTTTGGTCCGCTGCAGGGGCTGGCCGACTGGCTGGCGCAGGCCAGCTTGGCCGACGCGCCGCGGGTGATCGCCACCAGCTCGATGAGCGCTGAAACCAAACGCGATTCCGGCGTGCCGGCCGAGCGCGCCCTGGCGCGCCAACTGCGCGACGGCGAAGCGGCGCTGGCCACCGCCTGCGAGCGCCACGGTTGCGCCTGGACCGTGCTGCGGCCCACCCTGGTCTACGGTGCCGGCCTGGACAAGAGCCTCACCCCGATCGCCCGCCGCGCGATGCGGCTGCGGCTGTTCCCGCTGCCGTCCGGTCGCGGCCTGCGCCAGCCGGTGCACGCGGACGACATCGCGCAGGCGGTGCTGGCCGCGCTGGAATGCCCGGCGACGGCCGGGCGGATCCTGCCGATCGGCGGTGGCGAGCGGCTGCGTTCCGGCGAGATGTTCGCGCGGGTGCGCCGCAGCCTCTCGTGCAGCACCGTGCCGTTGCCGCTGCCGGCCTGGCTGCTGCGGCTGGGTCAGCGCATGCTGCCACCGCTGCGCGGCCCGCTGAGCCGGCTGGACAGCGACCTGGTTGCCGACAACGGCGAACTGCAGCACCTGCTCGGCATTCGCCCGCGCCCGTTCCGCCCCGACCCCGCGATGTGGCAACCGCCGCGCTGA